The Elaeis guineensis isolate ETL-2024a chromosome 5, EG11, whole genome shotgun sequence DNA segment gtccggctcctgtaggagtccggacggatcttaccggcggttgaagtcggcaacggagcccggctcccgtaggagtccgggcggagtcctccttgcggttggcgtcgcgggcggagcccggctcccgtaggagtccggacggggtcccctcagagttgaagtcgcgggtggagcttgactcccgtaggagtccggacggagtcccctgcaattaaagtcaggtgcgaagtccggctcctgtaggagtccggacggatcttaccggcggttgaagtcggcgacggagcccggctcccgtaggagtccgggcggagtcttccttgtggttggcgtcgcggacggagcccgactcccgtaggagtccgggcggggtcccctcagagttgaagtcgcgggcggagctcggctcccgtaggagtccgggcggagtcccctcggagttgaagtcgcgggcggagctcggctcccgtaggagtccgggcggagtcctcctgcaattaaagttaggtgcgaagtccggctcccgtaggagtccggacggatcttaccggcggtcgaggttggcgacggagcccgactcccgtaggagtccgggcggggtcccctcAGAGTTGAACCGGGTGGAGTcccctcggagttgaagtcgcgggcggagctcggctcccgtaggagtccgggcggagtcctcctgcaattaaagttaggtacgaagtccggctcccgtagaagtccggacggatcttaccggcggtcgaggttggcgacggagcccggctcccgtaggagtccgggcggagtcctccttgcggttggcgtcgcgggcggagcccggctcccgtaggagtccgggcggggtcccctcagagttgaagtcgcgggcggcgctcggctcccgtagaagtccgggcggagtcccctcggagttgaagttacgggcggagctcggctcccgtaggagtccgggcggagtcctcctgcaattaaaattaggtgcgagtccgtctcccgtaggagtccggacggatcttaccggcggtcgaggttggcgacggagcccggctcctgtaggagtccgggcggagtcctctttgcgGTGGGCGTcgcaggcggagtccggctcccgtaggagtccgagcgcaGTCTCCTCAGAGTGGATTCTATTGaaaacttcggctgtggatattttgtacccaacaggaTCAAATAGAAGTATAGGTTGGATCAATCAGATCTATAAAGGAGATCGGatcaattgaattggatcagataagaaatttattatataaatattataaaataattataattttaaagaaaatttaaaataatatatatttttatccgtattcaattagaatctattttaattattttttcaaaacttatatttattttaattaaattaaatcagtcGGTCGGACCAGATATCCGGTGGATAGTTAAAATTATTGTTTATGTGGAACGATGCATCTGTCTTCGTGGAACGGTGTTATTTTTATCTTACATGGTTATTAAAACCCTAATTGACACGGAAGTGAAAACAATATAGATAGATAAATCAAGAAATACTCTCGTCTTGTAATGGCCGGAGGGAGCCGCAAACCCGCTCACGTCCTCCAGCTGCGGGACCAGCCACCGCCGCTCCTCGACTGGGCGCCTCCGCTGCCGCCGCCGGCTGCAGCCGTCCTCCCGCCCCATCACCCCGCCGCCCTGATCGACGACCCCCATTTCCGCCGCCTCCCCCTCCCTGTTGTCCACCCCCCACCCCGCGTGCTTGCCCTCGAGGACGGCCTCGCCGCCCAACATCGCGAGATCCAGGCGCTCCTCCTCAACAACCAGCGCCTTGCCGCCACCCACGTCGCCCTCAAGCAGGAGCTAACTGTCTGTCAGAACGAGCTCCGCCGCGCCGACGCGGCCGCCGCCAAGATCAACGCCGAGAAGGATGCCCAGCTCCGGGAGGTCTACGACCGGTCTCTCAAGGCGGAGGCGGAGGTCCGGATGATCGAGGGGATGCGAGCCGACCTCGCGCAGGCGCGGACCGACGTCCAGAAACTGGGCTCGGAGCGGGACGAGCTCGTTGAGCGGCTTCAGGGGCTCAATGGGGAGCTTGCGAGGGCCAACGCGGAGTTCGGCCAGGCCGCGGCTGTCCGGGCCGAGATAGAGTTCATGCACAAGGAAATCCAGAAGGGAAGGTCCGTGATTTCATCTCCTCTCTTGTTCCAATTCGTTTGCGTATTCTGtaaagaatttaattttagattgatATATGCTTGTGGGATATTTGGGTTCTAGAACTCGTCGATCTgtgtatttttctttttattgtttGTTCAAAGAATCTGGTTGGGAATTTAGATCCTCTGGTGATCCATATCGGATGTCGTAATGTATTGAACCCCGCATGCTTCGTTGGATGGGTTTGTTTAATATTACGTCTGACACAAATTTGACGCTGCATCTATATTATGTGATAATTAGAAAatgctttttgttttttttttctgatttttcctGGAAAATATGATCTCAAGAAAGCAAGGAGTATTCCTTCTAAGTGCAAATATCTATTGCAATTATTTCCAGGCAAGTGTTTTTTGTGTTAATATTTTGTATCTCCTATTAATGCAACATGTACATTGAGCGGGTTAACAGAAATATGTGTCCGAATTAATCAATTGGCCTATAAGTATTGATCCTATATTTGAGGAACCGCAAAAGAAGGAAAGGGTGACCTGAGGATAAACTTTCTAGATTTTGaggttaatttttttaaataataattagagCCTCCAATAACATCAATTGATACACATCCACAGTTCTCTTATCCACCAAGTTTGAGGATGCATTGCTGCTAACTGGATTTTGGTCACAATTCTATACATGCTGCTAGTGGCAACCTATGCAAGGTCCGTTGAAACTCAAACTTTGATTATAGGTTGCTTGAAAACCCTTGTACTTGTGGATTAGGAGCAGTGTCTCAAGGTTGATTCAACTTTTGCAGTTGAAACTTGTGGGTGAGATAATCATGGAAGGATATTCTTGCGTCTGATACTTCTCATGAGTCTAGTGGTGTTGTGTCATCTAGATTTgttatcatattaattaaggtaataattatattagtatatgatatTTACCCTGTTTCTTTGTGAAGAGGCTAATAGTTTGGACTCTTTTCTGATACGGGTTTGTGTGGATGTTCTTTGTATATTAGGTGCATTCTCTTGTATAGCAACTCTACCTAGCATACACTTGAAATTTAAATTCTCTGGCACCACATGATTTTTCCCTTTCCCCTCATTTGTTCTCATTCCGTTAGATTAAATTTTCCATATGATTCTATAGATATTAACAGGTTGTTGCTAAACAATGTCACCTTTACTTCTGGCTCTGGCACTTCATATTTTCTTTTTCCCTCTATCTCATATTTGATAGTTTGTATAGAAGCCTATGTCAGCTATCTGTATGTTATAAATTTGCCTCCACTTTCTGGCTGGTGAATTTATCTTTTCCTCTCCTGTAAATGAGGAACTGACCTGGTTGGgcatatttttttgagattggaGCTGTTATACGAAGCAGAGATGTAGAAGGTTTTCTGATTACTTTGTTACAGATAGGGTGGAAGCAAGATATAAGATAACATATAATGTACATTAGGTTGCATGTCCAAGGAGATCGATTGGCAATACCCACATACAGGAGATTGCCTGACTTACCTGCATACACACATACAAACATACGCAAAGATGCTACATATGTATACTATGCTGCAGTATAGAGACGGTGCTTTAATTCTGTCATCATTAGTTCATTCCACATTTGATTATGCAACTTCAGATAATTGTTGCAGAAGGGAAAATGATTTCCATTTTATGTTTCTAGTTCTAAAATAGGGACTAGTGGTGAAGCATGATTTGTAATTCTGAGTTAAAGTACAACAAGACTTGTAGCTGATGTTTTATCTGTATTTAGATATCatgtaatattttatcattaagttcctTGCACATTTAATTAATTGGCATTTGTGGAGCTAATCATTCATATAATCATTATGAGCATTTCTCTCTTTCTTGCAGTCAATATTTTGATCAGTTTCATCCTTTTGCAATATCCATTTTTCACTCGAGTTTGCTGTGATCTAGTAAAAACctcacatacatacattcatccaTATGTActtacatatatacatgcattcaTATGTATAAACACCGATCATCATCATTGACTTGAGGGTTGTAGGGACTTGTAGAAAAAACTGCTGATCCCCCTCCCCACTACTATTTGTTGTAATTAGGGCTGCAGTTGAGTATGAGAAAAAGATACATGCTGATAACCTTGAACAAAGTCGGGCAAtggagaaaaatatgatttcaatgGCTTGGGAGGTTGAAAAGCTACGTGATGAACTTGCCAATGCAGAGAAGAGAGCACGAGCAGCTGCTGCAGCTGCTAACCCTGGTATTTCATTTTCCCTAGcttttttgttattattttcttttatctTATGTTGTCAAACAGATCTTAGCATGTAAGCTATAGGGTATTTTGTAATGGTCACTTTTTATTAACAAATAATCCCCCAAAATTCCTTACTATTCTTGCTTAATTTTATCATCATTGGATTCATTGTATCATTTCAGGTCCAGGATATACTGGAACTGGTGGAAATTCTGAGATGGCATATGGAGGAACTGCTTATGCTGACAATTACAGCATGCACCAGGTGAATAATGGTCGATCTAGatgtttttttattatatatatgacTGTGATACCCTTTCATATCGTATATAGTGTCTGGGACAAGTAGAATCAGTAATTATTCAGTGTGAACGAGTCATTTAGAAAGAGATATTCTGTTGCATCCTAGAAGTATCATGAAACTGATATTTGATTGTTGTGTGTCAATTTTAATGACTGATGACATCTAAAAATTCCGATGCTTGACATTTAATCCTCAGCTTCAATCTTCTGTTTTATTACCAACTGTATTTAGCTTTTCCCATATTGCATGTTTTGAAAACTTATGCATGCATTCAATTCCTTCTTTTTCAGGTTCAGAGAGGTCCTGAGAGTGGTTCTCAATATGGATCAGTAGCCGTTTCTCATGGTCCATATGACATCCAGCAAACTTATGTCCACAGATAAATGCTGACTCTAAGGATTTTTTTTCCTTAAACAGTACTTAAGGTCACACCTTCATGTTTGGGATTTGGTATTAAATATTTCACTGTTAATGAACCCCCTAGATCTTGTTTGGGGTGTTACAAATTTGGAAGAATCTTTCTGGCTATTTTGATGTTGGCAGGCCTTCTTTTATTCTGTCTGTAATCTCGTGAAAGGTTTTGTATAATTTGAACAAATGGTAGTATTTATATCTGATTGCAGACCCTTTCAGATGTTTTAAGTTCATAATGTTTGGCTTGATTTTGTGTTATTGCTTCTGACCTATTCTAAATTCTAAATGCTTGCCTTTTATGCATAGACCTTGTTATCTAATAATTTAGGTTGTATCTGATTAACCCCTATATTCAATTTGTTTACATCTGTGATGCAGACCGTGTTTCTCTCATTCTTTAGAAGTTGGTTTTGGGGTCCTCCCACTTCACGAAAAAAACACTATTAATTATTGCTCTAGCCATTTTCCTCTTACAGAATGGTTctacttcttttcttcttttaattCCAGATGGATTGTGACTTCATATATCAATCCTCAATTTGCAGATTATGGAgttactataaccttttgcttTGTTTTCTCGTCTCCAACTTTGTGGACTGTTCTGACATGTGCCAGTTCACTTGCTGTAAGCCAATCATGTACTTGAAATTTTCACTCTTTTCAATACTAAAACATTTTAATTGGTCATGAATGATAAGTCTTTGAACATGTTTTAGGAATTGTTGTTTACATTAACTAGTATTTCAAGCTTCTGCTCTGAAACAAATCGATTATTGCCGCATCCTCCCATGTTGTAGGTTCACAAAGAAAATGGTTTCTGATTTTATTCATAATAAGGCCAGGGTAGTGCAAGTTCTTTGTTGTATTATCAGAATTCTAAAACCTAGAAGTGTTTTGAATTTGATAAAAATGCTATTTTTAATAAGTTGTTTTTCTTTTAAAACATTGGAATGAGAATGGGAGTGAAAACATACACAAAAACATGTTTTTTGGTTGGGAGTTGGGCAGGGGGGGTTTGTGGGGCGGGGGCCTACTGGACTGTTGGTTACATATTGAAAGTTACATATCCAAGTTTTGGAAAGCACTTACTCATTTAGACACTTGGATTGCTGTAAGGTGACTAAACCTAGTGGCATCCATCATGGATTGTTATTTCAACaataatgaaccccataagtgTAATTGCAGCCTTATTTTGGCTAGAATGGAGTGGCAACTGGTGATTTAGTAGATACTAGATAATGTTTTATTGGCTTTCATTTGATATAGTTTTTATTCTCATTTTACAGTTTTAGATTTCCTTGTGCCAACTACGAATAGTTCAAAGAGGCTCATGCAGGGCTTTCTTTCAGTCGATATGGGGAAGTCTAATTTGGTTGCTTGGCATAGTGTGTATTCTAATTTAATATATGAGGGAGTTTTACTTGGCTTGTTTGGGTAAGCAGGAGTGTAAGGTTTGGTTCAGAGGGCCCTCAATGTCTTTAAATAAGAATCTGGAAGAGTATTGGGGTAgtttccaaaaaaaaagaaggggctaATTGAAAGATTGTGGATGGCACCACTATCTGTTTCATGGTATGGTTTGGTAATTGCTTTTAGTATCATTTAATCTTTGTGGTTTTTGGAGCAACATCAAAGGAGTGTTAAGGTTGTGAGTGATTTAAAAAGCTCTTCGGAACGTGCGTTTTTGCTTTTTGTTCTCAAATAAGAACCTATGTAGTAGCAACTTCTAGATTGCTTCTTCATTTGGGCTTGGTAATGGTATTATATGGGGCAGAACTCTAAGAAAGTCCCACAGAAGGACCAAGTGGTTATCAATTATCAACTAGCTGTCAACACTCTAAGACTTGGTGTGAAATCCCAAGCTAAGGCAAATTTTGTGGCGATGTACATTTCATGAAACCGAGTAGGCCAATTTTGAAATCTGTAGATTTGTCTTATTTGTCACATTCAAACTCGTTGGACCATGTAGCAACCTTCTAAAACTCCCTAGATGTGGAA contains these protein-coding regions:
- the LOC105045886 gene encoding protein FLX-like 1 translates to MAGGSRKPAHVLQLRDQPPPLLDWAPPLPPPAAAVLPPHHPAALIDDPHFRRLPLPVVHPPPRVLALEDGLAAQHREIQALLLNNQRLAATHVALKQELTVCQNELRRADAAAAKINAEKDAQLREVYDRSLKAEAEVRMIEGMRADLAQARTDVQKLGSERDELVERLQGLNGELARANAEFGQAAAVRAEIEFMHKEIQKGRAAVEYEKKIHADNLEQSRAMEKNMISMAWEVEKLRDELANAEKRARAAAAAANPGPGYTGTGGNSEMAYGGTAYADNYSMHQVQRGPESGSQYGSVAVSHGPYDIQQTYVHR